A single window of Methylomarinum sp. Ch1-1 DNA harbors:
- the cysB gene encoding HTH-type transcriptional regulator CysB, protein MKLQQLRYLSEIQRQQLNITKAAASLCTSQSGVSKQIQLLEQELAIQLFRRKGKHLVAFSEVGEEVLQLAREALSKVDDIRQLAKEANQQNQSLIIATTHTQARYVLPAIVSQFMRCYPDINLHIHQGTPTQVAAMLERGEADIAIATEALSGREGLLALPCYRWGRSIITQKHHPLAAQRSVTLEDITQYPIVTYVQGFTGRYMLDEAFARHQLQPDIVLTAVDADVIKTYVRLGLGIGIIADMAFSREQDKDLETLDATALFGVSTSRLAIRKDKYLKAYLFRFIEMFAPHLSVDVVKQALACANDEQAQALLADFSVPLYQSLAER, encoded by the coding sequence ATGAAGTTACAGCAGTTGCGCTATTTGTCTGAAATACAGCGTCAGCAATTAAACATCACCAAGGCGGCGGCCAGTCTCTGCACGTCGCAATCCGGGGTTAGCAAGCAGATCCAATTGTTGGAGCAAGAGTTGGCTATCCAACTGTTCAGGCGTAAGGGCAAACATCTCGTGGCATTCAGCGAGGTCGGTGAGGAAGTCTTGCAATTGGCCCGTGAAGCCCTCAGTAAGGTTGACGATATCCGCCAGTTGGCGAAAGAAGCCAATCAGCAAAACCAGTCTCTGATCATCGCCACGACCCATACACAGGCTCGCTATGTGTTGCCGGCGATAGTCAGCCAATTCATGCGGTGTTATCCCGATATCAATCTTCATATTCATCAGGGCACGCCGACTCAGGTCGCCGCGATGCTGGAGCGGGGGGAGGCCGATATCGCGATCGCCACCGAAGCGTTGTCCGGGCGGGAAGGCTTGTTGGCGCTGCCGTGTTATCGTTGGGGGCGCAGTATCATTACCCAGAAGCATCATCCCTTGGCCGCGCAACGCTCCGTCACGCTGGAAGACATCACTCAATATCCGATTGTCACCTATGTGCAGGGATTTACCGGTCGTTATATGTTGGACGAAGCCTTTGCCAGGCATCAATTGCAACCGGATATCGTGTTGACCGCGGTCGATGCCGATGTGATCAAAACCTATGTACGGTTGGGATTGGGTATCGGCATCATAGCCGATATGGCGTTCAGCCGTGAGCAAGATAAAGACCTTGAAACACTGGATGCAACGGCGTTGTTTGGCGTCAGCACTAGTCGGCTTGCGATCAGAAAGGACAAGTATCTGAAAGCCTATCTGTTTCGCTTCATCGAAATGTTCGCCCCGCACCTGTCGGTCGACGTCGTCAAGCAGGCCTTGGCCTGCGCCAATGACGAACAGGCGCAAGCCTTATTGGCTGATTTTTCGGTGCCTCTGTATCAATCCCTGGCGGAGCGCTGA
- a CDS encoding type IV pilus twitching motility protein PilT — MDIAELLAFSVKNNASDLHLSAGLPPMIRVDGDIRRINIPALDHKEVHALIYDIMNDKQRRDYEEFLETDFSFALPNVARFRVNAFNQERGAGAVFRTIPSEVLSLEQLNAPKFFAEVCKKPRGLILVTGPTGSGKSTTLAAMINHINSTEYAHILTVEDPIEFVHDSQKSLINQREVHRDTLGFNEALRSALREDPDIILVGEMRDLETIRLALTAAETGHLVFGTLHTTSAAKTIDRIIDVFPAAEKDMIRSMLSESLQAVISQTLLKKIGGGRIAAHEIMVGTPAIRNLIREAKVAQMYSAIQTGRKEGMQTLDQNLKELVQKGMINAKIAMVKAVNKDMFR; from the coding sequence ATGGACATCGCTGAATTATTGGCTTTTTCGGTAAAAAACAACGCATCAGATTTACACCTTTCAGCCGGCCTGCCGCCGATGATCAGAGTGGATGGCGACATACGCCGCATCAATATCCCCGCCCTCGATCACAAGGAAGTCCATGCGTTGATTTACGACATCATGAACGACAAACAACGCCGCGATTATGAAGAATTTCTGGAAACGGATTTTTCCTTCGCGTTGCCGAATGTCGCCCGTTTCCGGGTCAATGCCTTCAATCAGGAACGGGGAGCTGGGGCGGTTTTCCGCACCATTCCCTCGGAAGTCTTATCGCTGGAGCAACTCAATGCGCCGAAGTTCTTTGCCGAAGTCTGTAAGAAACCGAGAGGGTTGATCCTGGTGACCGGCCCAACCGGTTCCGGTAAATCGACGACGCTGGCGGCGATGATCAATCACATCAACTCCACCGAATACGCCCACATTCTGACCGTCGAAGACCCGATCGAATTTGTCCACGACAGTCAGAAATCGCTGATCAACCAACGCGAAGTCCATCGCGATACGCTGGGATTCAATGAAGCCTTACGTTCGGCGCTACGGGAAGACCCCGACATCATCTTGGTCGGCGAGATGCGGGACCTGGAAACGATACGTTTGGCGTTGACCGCGGCGGAAACCGGCCACCTGGTTTTCGGCACCCTGCATACCACCTCGGCCGCGAAAACCATCGACCGGATCATCGACGTGTTCCCGGCGGCGGAGAAAGACATGATCCGCTCGATGCTGTCGGAATCGCTGCAAGCCGTGATCTCTCAGACCCTGCTGAAAAAAATCGGCGGCGGCCGGATCGCTGCCCATGAAATCATGGTGGGTACGCCGGCGATACGCAACTTAATCCGGGAGGCAAAGGTCGCGCAAATGTACTCCGCGATTCAAACCGGTCGTAAAGAGGGCATGCAGACGTTGGATCAAAACCTGAAGGAGTTGGTCCAAAAGGGCATGATCAATGCCAAAATCGCGATGGTCAAAGCCGTCAACAAAGACATGTTCCGCTAA
- a CDS encoding sulfite exporter TauE/SafE family protein, with product MELIHIGAGCLVGLVIGLTGVGGGSLMTPILVMGFGYAPAIAVGTDLLYAAITKCSGVFFHHKNGTVDWKVVLLLGSGSVPCSLLTIALLERLRTHGVNYDHLIISTLGVMLVLTAVIIIIKNRLLEFIHRRHNRNPLVNLIRQQRPIITMLAGCLLGIVVTLSSVGAGAIGSAILFLMYPHKRPINVVGTDLAHAVPLTAIAGFGHMHFGSIDFNLLLGLLAGGLPAIYLGSLLGKKLPDRILRPVIATLLSLMGVKLLLTQDFVNDALQSCAHQTMQTLSSLASTLQQWQL from the coding sequence ATGGAACTGATTCATATCGGCGCGGGATGTTTAGTAGGTCTGGTGATCGGCTTAACCGGCGTCGGCGGCGGCTCACTGATGACGCCGATATTGGTGATGGGCTTCGGCTATGCACCGGCGATCGCAGTGGGCACCGACTTGCTTTATGCCGCGATCACTAAATGCAGCGGCGTGTTTTTTCATCATAAAAACGGCACGGTGGATTGGAAAGTGGTGCTATTGCTCGGCAGCGGTAGTGTGCCTTGCTCGCTGTTGACCATTGCGCTGCTGGAACGCTTACGCACGCACGGCGTCAATTACGATCACCTGATCATCAGCACGCTCGGCGTCATGTTGGTGCTGACCGCGGTGATCATCATCATCAAGAACCGTCTGCTGGAATTTATTCACCGTCGCCATAACCGCAACCCTCTGGTCAATCTGATCAGACAGCAACGCCCGATCATCACCATGCTTGCCGGTTGCCTGCTCGGCATCGTCGTGACGCTGTCGTCAGTCGGCGCCGGGGCGATCGGCTCTGCGATTCTGTTTTTGATGTACCCGCACAAACGACCGATCAACGTGGTGGGCACTGACCTCGCCCATGCCGTACCCCTGACTGCGATCGCCGGGTTCGGCCATATGCATTTCGGCTCGATTGACTTCAATTTGCTGCTAGGGTTGCTGGCAGGCGGTTTGCCGGCCATCTACCTCGGCAGCCTGTTGGGCAAGAAACTGCCGGACCGGATCTTGCGTCCCGTGATCGCGACACTGCTTTCACTGATGGGCGTCAAGCTGTTGTTGACCCAGGATTTTGTCAATGACGCGCTGCAGTCGTGCGCTCACCAAACAATGCAGACCCTATCCTCACTAGCGTCGACCCTTCAGCAATGGCAGCTTTGA
- a CDS encoding YggS family pyridoxal phosphate-dependent enzyme: MPTIEQRFKRVRSQISHAEIAANRPRGSVALLAVSKTKSAQVVADAYRLGQRHFGESYLQEALTKQQALAGYDITWHFIGPIQSNKTRAIAAHFDWVHSVDRLKIAKRLSEQRPEGRPPLNICLQVNISGESSKSGIMLAELPRLVDEVKALPNLCLRGVMAIPEPESEYQRQRQPYRQLYQAVSALGLDELDTFSFGMSGDLKAAIAEGSTLVRIGSALFGERTTAARH, encoded by the coding sequence ATGCCAACTATAGAGCAAAGGTTTAAACGCGTCCGTTCTCAAATCAGCCATGCCGAAATTGCTGCTAACCGGCCTCGCGGCAGCGTCGCCTTATTGGCGGTCAGTAAGACTAAGTCGGCGCAGGTTGTTGCGGACGCCTACCGACTAGGACAACGCCATTTCGGCGAAAGTTATTTGCAGGAGGCGCTGACCAAGCAACAGGCGCTGGCGGGGTATGATATTACCTGGCATTTTATCGGCCCGATTCAATCGAATAAGACTCGAGCGATCGCCGCACATTTCGACTGGGTGCACAGCGTTGATCGCCTGAAAATTGCCAAACGCTTGAGTGAACAGCGTCCGGAAGGACGGCCGCCGCTGAATATCTGTTTACAGGTCAATATCAGCGGCGAGAGCAGCAAGTCCGGCATCATGCTGGCCGAACTGCCGCGCCTGGTCGATGAAGTTAAGGCTTTGCCGAATCTGTGTTTGCGCGGCGTGATGGCGATTCCGGAGCCGGAAAGCGAATATCAGCGCCAACGCCAGCCTTATCGCCAATTGTATCAAGCCGTGTCCGCATTGGGGCTGGACGAGCTGGATACCTTTTCCTTCGGCATGAGCGGCGATCTCAAAGCTGCCATTGCTGAAGGGTCGACGCTAGTGAGGATAGGGTCTGCATTGTTTGGTGAGCGCACGACTGCAGCGCGTCATTGA